The Cetobacterium sp. 8H DNA window CAACGCTAGAACCCCAGTTTCCTCTTTCGTTACTCATAATTATCACCTTCCTTTTGAAAATTTTTTTTTATTTCCAAGAATAATAACACAATTAAAATCAAGTTTCAAGCATTTTTTTACTTATTTTTAGTACTTTTGTTCGTTGTAAAAGAACTTTAATAAAATTAAATACAGACATACTATATTTTTAGTATTTTTTATAGAATTTTTGAAAACAAAAAATAAAAAAAAGTTAGGTTTTATACAAACCTAACTTTTTTTACAGTCTTTACCACCTAAAAATTCACAGAGCTCAAATGTCATTGGTTTATCAAAAACAATTCCTGGAGGACCCATCTCAACTATTTTTCCTCCGCTTACAAAGATGACACAATCAGCAACATCTTTTGCAAAGCTCATCTCATGAGTCACAAGAACCATATCTTTTTTATCTTTACGCAATTCTAGTATCGCTTCTAAAATCTCTTTTGTCAGAGCTGGATCAAGAGCTGATGTTGGCTCGTCTAAAAGTAAAAATTTTGGTTCTAGTGCTAGGGCTCTAACTATAGCAACCCTTTGTTGCTGTCCACCCGATAATTGATGCGGATATTTATCTTTATGCTCATATAGATCAAATCTCTTTAAAAGACCTATCGCTCTTTCTTTAGCAATTTTATGCTCCACCTTTTGAACTTTCTCAAGTGGCAACATTATATTTTTTAAAGCTGTCAAATGTGGAAAAAGGTTAAATGCTTGGAATACAATTCCAACCCCTTTTCTATATTCATGTAGCTCCTCTTCTATCTTTGGAATCTGTTCTCCATTTATAATAATACTTCCAGATTCCGGGATCTCCAGTCCTGCTAAAATTCTTAGCAGGGTTGATTTCCCTCCTCCAGATGGTCCTATTATAACAAGTGAATGAATTTTTTCCAGTTCCAAATCTAAACTATTTAAAACTACCTGTTCACCGAATCTTTTACAGAGATCTTTAATTTTAATTTCCATATGTATACCTCCTCTCTAGCCATTTTGAGAAGTGAGATATTGGATAGGTTAAAATTAGATACCCTACCGCTAAAATACAGTAGTTCTCTATCGGTGAAAACGTCAAAGAGTCCACCTCTTGTACATTTTTAGTAAACTCATTTACAGCAATTATTGAAAGTAGTGATGAATCTTTTATTAAACTTGCGAACTGTCCCGCAAGTGGAGGCATAACTCTTTTTATAACTTGAGGTAAAATGATATATCTATAGGTTTGAAACTTTGTAAACGCAAGAGCCCTTGCTGTTTCAATCTGCACTCTATCTATGCTCTCTATTCCAGCACGAATAATTTCTGAGACATACGCCCCTGAAAAAATTCCCATTATTAGAACTCCCATCACATACCTATTTTCTATCCCAAACGCCGTACCTATCACATAATAAAACAGATATATTTGAACTATAAGAGGTGTTCCTCTTATAATTTCAGTAAATCCTTTTGCAAAGTAGTATGTTGGTAAAAAACTTCCGCGTTGAGCGAAAACAAGCAGTGTTCCAATTAAAAAACTTACTATCAGAGAAAAAATTGAAATCATAACTG harbors:
- a CDS encoding amino acid ABC transporter ATP-binding protein; this encodes MEIKIKDLCKRFGEQVVLNSLDLELEKIHSLVIIGPSGGGKSTLLRILAGLEIPESGSIIINGEQIPKIEEELHEYRKGVGIVFQAFNLFPHLTALKNIMLPLEKVQKVEHKIAKERAIGLLKRFDLYEHKDKYPHQLSGGQQQRVAIVRALALEPKFLLLDEPTSALDPALTKEILEAILELRKDKKDMVLVTHEMSFAKDVADCVIFVSGGKIVEMGPPGIVFDKPMTFELCEFLGGKDCKKS
- a CDS encoding amino acid ABC transporter permease, which encodes MGKVGSWFFKPKQMKENMAVKIFNIILVILIVLGVFYFAFHRLDYPYNWAGIIEKYRYKFILGFSMTVMISIFSLIVSFLIGTLLVFAQRGSFLPTYYFAKGFTEIIRGTPLIVQIYLFYYVIGTAFGIENRYVMGVLIMGIFSGAYVSEIIRAGIESIDRVQIETARALAFTKFQTYRYIILPQVIKRVMPPLAGQFASLIKDSSLLSIIAVNEFTKNVQEVDSLTFSPIENYCILAVGYLILTYPISHFSKWLERRYTYGN